The following proteins come from a genomic window of Synechococcus sp. BIOS-E4-1:
- a CDS encoding DUF3386 domain-containing protein has protein sequence MTVTSIPNVAPGSDCRDAFQAAYQNRYTWEPGFGGYKGRCIWEQGDRRVEGRFQIGADLKAKVEGIDDAEVEKAIASQLWEVAIHRVRRSFEQVHGANTFTAGDCTDEGLEVLIGGKGEGDRYRIKGDVVTMVHRHIHGTVVTIHTGSTTDTGSGYLSRSYTSQYSDPASGEVRGASSSFEDTFVPLGEQGSWVLERRAISSKDSDGKDMLQVFEFNDLAAL, from the coding sequence GTGACCGTCACCAGCATTCCCAACGTTGCCCCCGGAAGTGACTGCCGGGATGCGTTTCAAGCTGCTTATCAGAACCGCTACACCTGGGAACCGGGATTTGGCGGATACAAGGGTCGGTGCATCTGGGAACAGGGTGACCGTCGTGTTGAAGGTCGTTTCCAGATCGGAGCTGATCTGAAGGCCAAGGTCGAGGGAATCGATGATGCTGAGGTTGAGAAGGCGATTGCTTCTCAACTCTGGGAAGTCGCCATTCATCGTGTTCGCAGGTCTTTCGAGCAGGTGCACGGTGCCAATACCTTCACCGCTGGTGACTGCACCGATGAAGGCTTGGAGGTTCTGATCGGAGGCAAAGGTGAGGGTGACCGTTATCGCATCAAAGGTGATGTGGTGACGATGGTTCACCGGCATATACACGGCACTGTGGTCACGATTCACACCGGAAGCACAACGGACACTGGATCGGGTTATCTCAGTCGCAGCTACACAAGTCAGTACTCGGATCCTGCCAGCGGCGAAGTCAGAGGAGCCTCCAGCAGCTTCGAAGACACCTTTGTGCCTCTTGGCGAGCAGGGCAGCTGGGTGCTTGAGCGTCGAGCGATCAGCTCCAAGGATTCCGATGGCAAGGACATGCTTCAGGTGTTCGAGTTCAACGATCTGGCTGCGCTCTGA
- a CDS encoding ABC transporter ATP-binding protein, which translates to MLKTSEAGFRRLLPLLRPHLPQLSLGLVCMLIYVSSFLLLLNLAGSLFPALGSRDLGRVLGLIGQGVLIFAIQKLAQFGQDSLLAGPALQVSKTLRSNLFKRLQTVELGALEKLSAGDLTYRLTEDADRVSEVLYKSIHDTLPSVLQLLAVLGYMLWLDWKLTASILLLAPLIIWLISLFGARVMAATERSQKKVSELAGLLGEAIEGLPLVRAFAAEPWLQGRFEDEIDQHRQARHRTYSLVALQHPVVGMIEVVGLFSVLGLAAWRIQNDGLSIAGLSSYLTGLVVLIDPIAHVTNNFNEFQQGQASLRRLRQIEQEPQETADPDPALPIGRPEGHLNLHRVQFAYGNGEPVLRDINLRIEAGQVVALVGPSGAGKSTLFSLLLRFNSAQSGEIELDGKNLAQVKARELRQQVALVPQRTTVFSGSIAEAIRFGRPASHGQLLEAARLANAHDFIMALPDGYKTKLEERGTNVSGGQLQRIAIARAVLGNPAVLLLDEATSALDAEAEAAVQLGLRQAMHGRTVLVIAHRLATVQEADQIVVLDHGQISERGSHDQLMANNGRYRDLCERQMIRDGRS; encoded by the coding sequence ATGCTGAAAACCTCCGAGGCAGGATTCCGCAGGCTGCTGCCATTGCTGCGTCCGCATCTGCCCCAACTGAGCCTCGGGCTGGTCTGCATGCTCATTTATGTGAGCAGCTTTCTGTTGCTGCTCAATCTCGCGGGTTCCCTGTTCCCCGCACTGGGATCGAGAGATCTTGGCCGGGTGCTGGGGCTGATCGGGCAGGGCGTCTTGATTTTTGCGATCCAGAAACTGGCTCAGTTCGGGCAGGACTCCCTGCTGGCCGGACCTGCCCTTCAGGTGAGCAAAACCCTACGCAGCAATCTGTTTAAGCGTCTGCAGACCGTTGAACTGGGCGCACTGGAAAAACTCTCGGCAGGCGATCTGACCTACCGACTGACCGAAGACGCCGATCGTGTCAGTGAAGTGCTGTACAAATCGATTCACGACACACTTCCGAGTGTGCTCCAACTACTGGCGGTGCTGGGCTACATGCTCTGGCTGGACTGGAAACTGACGGCTTCCATCCTGCTGCTCGCACCGTTGATCATCTGGTTGATCAGCCTGTTTGGCGCACGGGTGATGGCGGCCACCGAACGCAGTCAGAAAAAAGTGAGCGAACTGGCCGGTTTGCTCGGCGAAGCGATCGAGGGCCTGCCGCTGGTGCGGGCGTTTGCTGCAGAGCCCTGGCTGCAAGGCCGGTTTGAAGACGAGATTGACCAGCATCGTCAGGCTCGGCACCGTACCTACAGCCTTGTTGCCCTGCAGCACCCGGTGGTGGGCATGATCGAAGTGGTGGGCCTGTTCTCCGTGCTGGGCCTGGCCGCCTGGAGGATTCAGAACGATGGGCTGAGCATTGCCGGCTTGAGCAGCTATCTCACCGGCCTTGTGGTGCTGATCGACCCCATCGCTCACGTCACCAACAACTTCAATGAATTTCAGCAGGGTCAGGCTTCGCTGCGACGGCTACGGCAGATCGAACAGGAACCTCAGGAGACAGCAGATCCGGATCCGGCCTTGCCGATTGGTCGACCTGAAGGCCACCTGAACCTGCATCGCGTCCAATTCGCTTACGGCAACGGCGAACCGGTTCTTCGAGACATCAATCTGCGCATCGAAGCCGGTCAAGTCGTGGCACTGGTGGGCCCATCCGGTGCCGGCAAAAGCACCTTGTTCTCACTGCTTTTACGTTTTAACAGTGCCCAGTCAGGCGAGATCGAGCTGGATGGGAAGAACCTGGCACAAGTGAAAGCGCGAGAACTCAGGCAACAGGTCGCCCTCGTTCCCCAGCGCACAACCGTGTTCTCCGGCAGCATCGCTGAAGCGATTCGTTTTGGCAGGCCGGCGAGCCATGGCCAGCTGCTCGAGGCAGCCCGTCTGGCCAATGCCCACGACTTCATCATGGCCTTGCCGGATGGCTATAAGACGAAGCTCGAGGAACGCGGCACCAATGTGTCAGGAGGTCAGCTGCAGCGGATTGCCATTGCCAGGGCCGTCCTGGGAAATCCTGCGGTGCTGCTGCTCGACGAAGCCACCAGTGCCCTCGATGCTGAGGCTGAGGCTGCTGTTCAGCTGGGGCTACGTCAGGCGATGCACGGTCGCACTGTGCTGGTGATCGCCCACCGACTGGCCACGGTGCAGGAAGCCGACCAGATCGTGGTGCTTGACCATGGCCAGATCAGCGAACGAGGCAGCCATGATCAGTTGATGGCGAACAACGGTCGCTATCGAGATCTGTGTGAACGCCAAATGATTCGCGATGGGCGCAGCTAG
- a CDS encoding sodium:alanine symporter family protein, with amino-acid sequence MSAPASASDNFDSVVTAINGPVSSFAWGWPTVGLISITGIVLMLGLRFMPILQLPYGVRMMLAPSDQEAEGDISPFQALMTSLAATVGTGNIAGVAGAIAIGGPGAVFWMWLIAFFGIATKYAEAVLAVHYREVDELGHHVGGPMYYISKGLGPRWVWLGGLFALFGMLAGFGIGNGVQCFEVSSALFGLGVPREVTALVLGALVFAVIIGGVRRISKAASAIVPFMAIAYVLACLIILLANIGSVGDAIASIFSNAFTGQAAATGTLTQVILMGFKRGIFSNEAGLGSAPIAHAAARTDDPVRQGTVAMLGTFIDTMIICTLTALVILVSGIAGGGLSGSELSIAAFNEALAGSGWIVTFGLLVFAFTTVLGWSFYGERCTEYLFGVKAILPFRGVWVAVVVIGSLVGDRGVVWGVADTLNGLMAIPNLVALLLLSGTVFELTRRYRFPDTSESSS; translated from the coding sequence ATGTCAGCTCCTGCAAGCGCTTCTGACAACTTCGACAGCGTCGTCACCGCGATCAACGGTCCGGTCAGTTCCTTCGCCTGGGGATGGCCGACCGTGGGTCTGATTTCGATCACGGGCATTGTGCTGATGCTCGGTCTGAGGTTCATGCCGATCCTGCAGCTTCCCTATGGGGTGCGCATGATGCTGGCCCCTTCAGATCAAGAGGCCGAGGGCGACATCAGCCCCTTCCAGGCTTTGATGACATCGCTGGCAGCCACCGTCGGCACTGGAAACATCGCTGGAGTGGCAGGAGCGATCGCCATCGGTGGGCCTGGGGCAGTTTTCTGGATGTGGCTGATCGCCTTTTTTGGGATTGCAACCAAATACGCCGAAGCCGTCCTGGCGGTTCACTACCGCGAGGTGGATGAACTGGGTCATCACGTCGGTGGGCCGATGTACTACATCAGCAAGGGGCTTGGACCTCGCTGGGTCTGGCTTGGTGGGCTGTTTGCTCTGTTCGGCATGCTGGCCGGCTTCGGCATCGGCAACGGCGTTCAGTGTTTTGAAGTGTCTAGTGCTTTGTTCGGTCTGGGTGTGCCCAGGGAAGTGACGGCCCTGGTGCTCGGGGCGCTGGTCTTCGCCGTGATCATTGGCGGTGTGCGTCGTATTTCGAAGGCCGCCTCCGCGATTGTGCCGTTCATGGCGATCGCCTATGTGCTCGCCTGTCTCATCATCCTCTTGGCCAACATCGGCAGTGTCGGCGATGCCATCGCCAGCATTTTTAGTAATGCATTCACTGGTCAGGCCGCTGCTACAGGCACGCTCACGCAGGTGATTCTGATGGGATTCAAACGGGGGATTTTCTCCAATGAAGCTGGTCTGGGCAGTGCTCCAATTGCCCATGCAGCTGCCCGTACTGATGATCCCGTTCGTCAGGGCACGGTGGCAATGCTTGGCACCTTCATCGACACAATGATCATTTGCACGCTCACTGCCCTTGTGATTCTGGTGAGCGGGATCGCCGGCGGTGGACTGTCAGGGTCTGAGCTGTCAATTGCAGCCTTCAATGAAGCTCTGGCTGGTTCGGGATGGATCGTCACCTTCGGCCTGCTTGTCTTCGCATTCACCACCGTTCTCGGTTGGAGTTTCTATGGCGAACGCTGCACTGAATATCTCTTCGGTGTGAAGGCGATTCTCCCCTTCAGGGGCGTGTGGGTCGCCGTGGTTGTGATTGGTTCGCTGGTGGGCGATCGCGGTGTGGTGTGGGGAGTCGCTGATACGCTCAATGGCCTCATGGCCATTCCCAACCTGGTAGCGCTGTTGCTGTTGTCAGGCACCGTGTTTGAGCTGACCCGTCGTTATCGCTTCCCCGATACTTCGGAATCATCTAGTTGA
- the tpiA gene encoding triose-phosphate isomerase: protein MGKPVIAGNWKMHMTCAQARDWLATFLPLIADTPDDRELVVAPPFTAISTMAEVTSGSRLEISSQNVHWESQGAFTGEIAPSMLEEHGVRYAIVGHSEPRKYFSESDEQINHRARSAQAHGLIPIVCVGESDEQRSRGEAERVIRRQVEQGLEGLDPNRLVVAYEPIWAIGTGKTCESSEANRICGLIRSWVGAPDLIIQYGGSVKPGNIDELMSMSDIDGVLVGGASLDAESFARIANYQLS from the coding sequence GTGGGCAAACCGGTGATTGCTGGAAACTGGAAGATGCACATGACGTGCGCCCAGGCCCGGGACTGGTTGGCCACGTTTCTGCCATTGATCGCCGACACTCCTGATGACCGTGAGCTGGTGGTGGCGCCTCCGTTCACGGCAATCAGCACCATGGCTGAGGTCACCTCAGGATCAAGGCTTGAGATTTCAAGTCAGAACGTGCACTGGGAGTCGCAGGGCGCGTTCACGGGTGAGATCGCTCCGTCGATGCTGGAGGAGCATGGAGTGCGGTACGCGATCGTCGGGCACAGCGAGCCGCGTAAATATTTCAGTGAGAGCGATGAGCAGATCAACCACCGGGCGCGTTCAGCCCAGGCTCATGGCCTGATCCCAATCGTCTGCGTGGGAGAAAGTGATGAACAACGCAGCCGTGGTGAGGCCGAGCGTGTGATCCGTCGTCAGGTGGAGCAGGGCCTCGAAGGACTCGATCCCAATCGTCTTGTGGTTGCCTATGAACCCATCTGGGCCATCGGCACCGGCAAGACCTGTGAGTCGTCGGAGGCGAATCGCATCTGTGGCTTGATTCGTAGTTGGGTGGGTGCCCCTGATCTGATCATTCAGTACGGAGGATCCGTCAAACCCGGAAACATCGATGAGCTCATGAGCATGAGTGATATTGACGGTGTGCTCGTTGGTGGTGCATCGCTCGATGCCGAAAGCTTTGCTCGCATCGCCAACTACCAGCTCAGCTGA
- a CDS encoding RNA-binding S4 domain-containing protein yields MRLDQFLKWQGWVGTGGEAKMLIQAGEVRVNDCVVTQRGRQLKIGDRVIVGADQAVVTKI; encoded by the coding sequence ATGCGACTCGATCAGTTCCTGAAATGGCAAGGATGGGTCGGCACTGGCGGTGAGGCCAAGATGCTGATCCAGGCAGGGGAAGTACGTGTGAATGACTGCGTTGTCACTCAGCGTGGTCGACAGCTCAAGATCGGGGATCGTGTGATCGTGGGCGCAGATCAGGCCGTGGTCACGAAGATCTGA
- the folP gene encoding dihydropteroate synthase produces the protein MRHPACWGHRPAVMGVINITPDSFSDGGRFNRADLALNEASRQIRDGAQVLDLGAQSTRPGAVDVGAEEELSRLLPCLESIRAAHPQVILSVDTFLESVARAALQAGADWINDVSGGRRDPAMLPLVADAGCPYVLMHSRGDSQTMDNCTDYGDQGVVAGVLQELRLSTDRALQAGLSREQLIWDPGLGFAKTTEQNLLLISHLEALQQDGIPLLLGPSRKRFIGAVLDQPLAKARIWGTAAVCARAVEAGIHVVRVHDVGPISQVVTMAAAVARQGS, from the coding sequence ATGCGTCATCCCGCCTGCTGGGGCCATCGCCCGGCTGTGATGGGGGTGATCAACATCACCCCTGACTCCTTCAGTGATGGTGGGCGGTTCAACCGGGCGGATCTGGCCTTGAACGAAGCGTCACGTCAGATTCGGGATGGGGCGCAGGTGCTTGATCTCGGTGCGCAGAGCACCAGGCCCGGTGCTGTTGATGTGGGTGCGGAAGAAGAACTTTCTCGACTTCTCCCTTGTCTGGAAAGCATTCGAGCAGCCCATCCCCAGGTGATTCTTTCTGTGGACACCTTCCTGGAATCCGTGGCCAGAGCGGCGTTGCAGGCAGGCGCCGATTGGATCAATGATGTCAGTGGAGGTAGGCGCGACCCTGCCATGCTGCCGTTGGTGGCTGATGCTGGTTGCCCCTATGTGCTGATGCACAGTCGCGGTGATAGTCAGACCATGGATAACTGCACCGATTACGGCGACCAGGGCGTTGTTGCCGGAGTGTTGCAGGAACTCAGGCTCAGCACTGATCGGGCTCTTCAGGCAGGCCTCAGTCGGGAACAGCTGATCTGGGATCCAGGTCTTGGTTTCGCCAAGACCACGGAACAAAATCTTCTGCTGATCAGTCATCTGGAAGCCCTTCAGCAGGACGGCATTCCGCTTTTGCTTGGACCGTCTCGAAAGCGTTTCATCGGTGCTGTTCTTGACCAGCCCCTTGCCAAGGCAAGGATCTGGGGTACTGCTGCTGTCTGCGCAAGGGCTGTAGAGGCTGGGATTCACGTGGTGCGAGTGCACGACGTAGGACCGATCAGTCAGGTGGTGACCATGGCCGCGGCGGTTGCTCGGCAAGGTTCGTGA
- a CDS encoding thiol-disulfide oxidoreductase DCC family protein, which produces MSTSPELTLLYDGGCPLCVREVTFLRRKDRDQSIRFIDVDAPDYSPEDWSGISYRQAMARIHAIQADGTVLTDVAVFREAYRLIGLGWLYAPTRWPVLGPVVDTLYGVWARYRLKITNRASLDQLCLDRCERSH; this is translated from the coding sequence ATGAGCACGAGCCCTGAGCTCACCCTGCTCTACGACGGGGGATGTCCACTTTGCGTCCGTGAGGTGACGTTTCTGCGTCGCAAGGATCGCGATCAGTCCATCCGTTTCATCGATGTTGATGCACCGGACTACTCCCCTGAGGACTGGTCAGGCATCAGTTATCGCCAGGCGATGGCAAGGATTCATGCCATTCAGGCCGATGGAACGGTGCTCACTGATGTCGCGGTGTTTCGCGAGGCTTATCGCCTGATTGGTCTCGGCTGGCTGTATGCGCCAACCCGCTGGCCAGTGCTCGGACCAGTGGTTGACACCCTTTATGGAGTCTGGGCTCGATACCGATTGAAGATCACCAACCGTGCATCACTTGATCAGCTCTGTCTTGATCGATGCGAGCGCTCTCACTGA
- a CDS encoding magnesium chelatase subunit H — translation MFTQVRSANRRVAPVEGQNHKSVMKAVYVVLEPQYQSALTQAATALNASGGDLGIELSGYLIEELRDDTNYEDFKHDVAEADVFVASLIFIEDLAQKVVDAVTPHRDRLKAAVVFPSMPEVMRLNKLGSFSMAQLGQSKSAIAGFMKKRKEAGGAGFQDAMLKLLNTLPTVLKYLPVEKAQDARSFMLSFQYWLGGTPDNLRNFLLMLADKYVFPAEEGDERPVMDVAAPEVFPDLGIWHPLAPSMFEDLREYLNWTSSRTDLSEAALKGPVIGLVLQRSHIVTGDDAHYVATIQELEFRGARVIPIFCGGLDFSKPVNAFFYDPLNPEQPLVDGIVSLTGFALVGGPARQDHPKAIESLKKLNRPYMVALPLVFQTTQEWEDSDLGLHPVQVALQIAIPELDGAIEPIVLSGRDDATGKAHTLQDRVDAIAERAIRWSSLRIKPRVDKKLAITVFSFPPDKGNVGTAAYLDVFGSIHRVMEEMKAKGYDVKDLPATPRALLEAVINDANAMQGSPELSIAHRMSVEEYERLTTYSERLEENWGKPPGNLNSDGQNLLVFGRHFGNIFVGVQPTFGYEGDPMRLLYSRSASPHHGFAAYYTYLEKIWQADAVLHFGTHGSLEFMPGKQMGMSETCYPDSLIGSLPNLYYYAANNPSEATIAKRRGYASTISYLTPPAENAGLYKGLKELGELVGSYQQLREGGRGVQIVNTIVETARQCNLDKDVDLPEEDASTLDLEGRDALVGAVYRQLMEIESRLLPCGLHTIGKPPTAEEAIATLVNIAALERDEDGLRSLPGLLAESIGRTIEDVYKGNDNGVLADVELNRTITETSRAATSAMVRSVTGSDGRVNLRNNWSWFNDLLARFGFKRTSPWLKACRSKGFNEVDPTELDRLFGYLRFCLEQVCADMEMESLLKALDGEYILPGPGGDPIRNPGVLPSGKNIHALDPQAIPTRAAVAAAKGVVDKLIERQREEQGTWPETIACVLWGTDNIKTYGESLAQILWFVGVKPMPDSVGRVNKLELIPLEELGRPRVDVVVNCSGVFRDLFINQMALIDQAVKMAAEADEPLEQNFVRKHALEQSEKEGSSLRDAACRVFSNASGSYSSNVNLAVENSAWEEEGELQEMYLSRKTFAFNADNPGEMNQKRDVFESVMKTADVTFQNLDSAEISLTDVSHYFDSDPTKLIAGLRDDGKSPTSYIADTTTANAQVRSLNETIRLDSRTKLLNPKWYEGMLDSGYEGVREVAKRLNFTLGWSATSGSVDNFVYEEANETFINDPEMRQRLLDLNPNSFRRIVGTLLEVHGRGYWETSDENIQQLQELYQEVEDRIEGVTTAEV, via the coding sequence ATGTTCACACAGGTCCGCTCCGCCAATCGCCGCGTGGCTCCTGTGGAGGGTCAGAACCACAAATCCGTGATGAAGGCGGTTTATGTGGTGCTTGAGCCTCAGTACCAAAGCGCACTCACCCAGGCAGCCACAGCCCTGAATGCCAGTGGTGGCGATCTGGGCATCGAGCTCAGCGGATACCTCATCGAGGAACTGCGCGACGACACCAACTACGAAGACTTCAAGCACGACGTCGCCGAAGCGGATGTCTTCGTCGCCTCGTTGATCTTCATCGAAGACCTGGCTCAGAAGGTCGTCGATGCCGTCACACCCCATCGCGACCGTCTGAAAGCCGCGGTTGTCTTCCCCTCCATGCCGGAGGTGATGCGTCTCAACAAACTCGGCAGCTTCTCAATGGCGCAGCTCGGGCAGAGCAAGAGCGCTATTGCCGGCTTCATGAAAAAGCGCAAGGAGGCGGGCGGCGCGGGCTTTCAGGACGCCATGCTCAAGCTCCTGAACACTCTGCCCACCGTTCTCAAGTATCTGCCTGTTGAGAAGGCGCAGGACGCGCGCAGCTTCATGCTCAGTTTCCAGTATTGGCTGGGGGGAACACCAGACAATCTGCGCAACTTCCTGTTGATGCTGGCTGACAAATATGTCTTCCCTGCAGAGGAAGGCGATGAGCGTCCCGTCATGGACGTTGCCGCCCCCGAAGTCTTTCCCGACCTCGGCATCTGGCATCCACTGGCACCGTCGATGTTCGAGGACCTCAGGGAATACCTCAACTGGACCTCCAGTCGAACCGATCTCTCCGAGGCAGCTCTCAAAGGCCCGGTGATCGGTCTCGTGCTGCAGCGCAGCCACATTGTCACCGGAGATGATGCTCACTACGTGGCAACGATCCAGGAATTGGAGTTCCGTGGTGCCCGGGTGATCCCCATTTTCTGCGGGGGCCTCGACTTCTCCAAGCCCGTCAATGCCTTCTTTTACGACCCGCTCAATCCAGAGCAACCGCTTGTTGACGGCATCGTTTCCCTCACCGGTTTTGCGCTGGTTGGCGGTCCTGCCCGCCAGGACCATCCAAAAGCAATTGAGTCACTGAAAAAACTCAATCGTCCCTATATGGTGGCTCTGCCGCTGGTGTTTCAGACGACCCAGGAATGGGAAGACAGCGACCTCGGCCTGCATCCGGTTCAGGTTGCACTGCAAATTGCCATTCCAGAGCTGGACGGCGCGATCGAACCGATTGTCCTCTCAGGACGGGATGACGCCACCGGCAAAGCTCACACACTGCAAGATCGAGTTGACGCAATCGCTGAACGGGCGATCAGGTGGTCGTCTCTGCGCATCAAACCCCGCGTTGACAAAAAGCTAGCGATCACGGTGTTCAGCTTTCCACCCGACAAGGGAAACGTGGGCACTGCGGCCTATCTCGACGTCTTCGGCTCCATCCACCGCGTTATGGAGGAGATGAAAGCGAAGGGATACGACGTAAAGGATCTGCCTGCCACCCCCCGGGCATTGCTTGAAGCGGTGATCAACGACGCCAATGCCATGCAGGGATCCCCGGAGCTTTCCATCGCCCACCGGATGAGCGTCGAAGAATATGAGCGTCTCACTACCTACTCGGAACGACTTGAGGAGAACTGGGGCAAACCTCCCGGCAACCTGAACAGCGATGGCCAGAACCTGCTGGTGTTCGGCAGGCACTTCGGCAACATTTTTGTCGGCGTACAGCCCACCTTCGGCTACGAGGGTGACCCCATGCGTTTGCTTTATTCGCGAAGCGCTAGTCCTCATCATGGATTTGCCGCTTATTACACCTACCTGGAAAAAATCTGGCAGGCCGATGCAGTGCTGCATTTCGGCACCCACGGGTCACTGGAATTCATGCCCGGCAAACAGATGGGGATGAGCGAGACCTGCTACCCGGACTCCCTGATCGGCTCCCTGCCGAATCTCTACTACTACGCAGCCAACAACCCGTCGGAAGCCACCATCGCCAAGCGTCGTGGCTACGCATCGACGATCAGCTATCTCACTCCGCCCGCAGAGAATGCCGGGCTGTACAAGGGTCTCAAAGAACTTGGCGAGCTGGTCGGCTCCTACCAACAACTTCGTGAGGGTGGTCGCGGCGTTCAGATCGTCAACACAATTGTCGAGACAGCTCGCCAATGCAACCTGGACAAGGATGTTGATCTTCCCGAAGAGGATGCCTCAACGCTTGATCTGGAAGGCCGCGATGCGCTTGTTGGCGCTGTCTATCGCCAACTCATGGAGATCGAGAGCCGCCTGCTTCCCTGCGGACTCCACACCATCGGCAAACCGCCAACAGCTGAAGAAGCCATCGCCACCCTGGTCAACATCGCCGCACTCGAACGCGATGAAGACGGACTTCGTTCCCTTCCAGGTTTATTGGCGGAATCCATTGGTCGAACAATCGAAGACGTTTACAAAGGAAATGACAACGGTGTACTCGCCGATGTCGAACTCAATCGCACCATCACCGAGACATCACGTGCAGCCACCTCGGCGATGGTCCGCTCCGTCACAGGCAGTGACGGGAGGGTCAACTTGCGCAACAACTGGTCCTGGTTCAACGATCTGCTTGCCCGCTTCGGCTTCAAGCGAACTTCCCCATGGCTGAAGGCATGTCGAAGCAAGGGATTCAACGAGGTTGACCCCACAGAGCTCGACAGGCTGTTCGGATATCTGCGTTTCTGCCTCGAACAGGTCTGTGCCGACATGGAGATGGAAAGTCTCCTTAAAGCTCTTGATGGCGAGTACATCCTCCCCGGGCCTGGCGGTGATCCGATCCGCAATCCCGGAGTGCTGCCCAGTGGCAAGAACATCCACGCCCTTGATCCTCAGGCGATACCAACCCGGGCGGCTGTAGCCGCCGCCAAAGGGGTCGTTGACAAGTTGATCGAGCGCCAACGCGAAGAGCAGGGAACCTGGCCCGAAACCATCGCCTGCGTTCTCTGGGGCACGGACAACATCAAGACCTACGGCGAATCTCTCGCTCAGATTCTCTGGTTTGTGGGTGTGAAGCCAATGCCGGACTCAGTGGGCCGGGTCAACAAACTCGAGCTGATTCCTCTTGAAGAGCTGGGGCGTCCCCGTGTTGATGTGGTGGTGAACTGCTCTGGAGTGTTTCGCGATCTGTTCATTAATCAGATGGCACTCATTGATCAGGCCGTGAAGATGGCAGCTGAAGCTGATGAGCCGCTTGAGCAGAATTTTGTGCGCAAACATGCCCTTGAGCAGTCTGAAAAAGAGGGAAGCAGCCTGAGAGACGCTGCTTGTCGTGTGTTCTCCAATGCCAGTGGCAGCTACAGCTCCAATGTGAATCTGGCCGTGGAAAACAGCGCCTGGGAAGAGGAAGGCGAGCTGCAGGAGATGTATCTCTCCAGGAAAACCTTTGCCTTCAATGCTGACAATCCCGGTGAGATGAATCAGAAGCGTGATGTGTTCGAGAGTGTCATGAAGACGGCAGACGTCACGTTCCAGAATCTGGATTCCGCTGAGATCTCCCTGACCGATGTAAGTCACTATTTCGACTCCGATCCCACCAAACTGATCGCCGGTCTGCGCGACGACGGCAAATCACCCACCAGCTATATCGCCGACACCACCACCGCCAATGCTCAGGTGCGTTCCCTGAACGAGACCATTCGTCTCGACTCACGCACCAAACTTCTCAATCCAAAGTGGTACGAGGGAATGCTCGACTCGGGTTATGAGGGGGTTCGAGAAGTTGCCAAGCGCCTCAATTTCACTCTTGGCTGGAGTGCGACCAGTGGCTCGGTTGACAACTTCGTCTACGAAGAAGCCAACGAAACATTCATCAATGATCCGGAAATGCGTCAACGTCTTCTGGATCTGAACCCCAACAGCTTCCGTCGGATTGTGGGCACGCTCCTCGAGGTGCATGGACGTGGTTACTGGGAGACTTCTGATGAAAACATCCAACAGCTGCAGGAGCTCTACCAGGAGGTGGAAGATCGGATTGAAGGCGTCACGACTGCCGAAGTCTGA
- a CDS encoding DUF6447 family protein, with amino-acid sequence MTATPAENPVLTFEGKRYNLNELPEDLKELVRGMQVADAQLRMHEDTLKVLAVGRQSMAMQLNERLKDVTPMPDQG; translated from the coding sequence ATGACCGCAACGCCAGCAGAAAATCCAGTGCTCACCTTTGAAGGCAAGCGCTACAACCTCAATGAACTTCCTGAAGATCTGAAGGAGCTGGTGCGAGGCATGCAAGTCGCAGATGCGCAATTGCGCATGCACGAAGACACCCTGAAAGTTCTTGCGGTTGGACGACAGTCCATGGCCATGCAGCTCAATGAGCGCCTGAAGGACGTCACCCCGATGCCCGACCAAGGCTGA